In Arthrobacter ramosus, one DNA window encodes the following:
- a CDS encoding primary-amine oxidase — protein MAAFAGLSPYALTSAEDITAVRGILADAGLFDESIRIAYLGLLEPPRNAEAVDRRFRAFLHNVSSGAAQDVTVSVTHQEVVSKVELDTSVTGELPVIEEEFEVVEEILAQDERWLKALADRNLDVSKVRVAPLSAGVFEYPEEKGRRILRGLAFVQQFPEDSAWAHPVDGLVAYVDVVSKTVDQVLDFGAVPVPAEHGNFTDPELTGAMRTTQKPIHITQPEGPSFTVHNGNHVEWEKWSLDIGFDVREGVVLHNVAFDDGDRRRSILKRASIAEMVVPYGDPSPVRSWQNYFDTGEYLVGQYANSLELGCDCLGEITYLSPVVSDSFGRPREIRNGICMHEEDWSILAKHSDLWSGVNYTRRNRRLVISFFTTIGNYDYGFYWYLYLDGTIEFEAKATGVVFTSAYPGKGYPYASELAPGLGAPFHQHLFSARLDFAIDGLSNRVEEEDAVRVPMGEGNERGNAFARRRTVLKSESEAVRESDMAAGRTWIISNPESLNRLGDPVGYKLHGQGHPTLLADPESSIAQRAAFATKDLWVTRYDENERYPSGDFVNQHCGGAGLPSYIARNRDIDGQDIVVWHTFGLTHFPRPEDWPIMPVDTVGFKLRPEGFFDRSPVLDVPASKPAEGGHCHMEAQK, from the coding sequence ATGGCTGCGTTTGCCGGACTGTCTCCATATGCCTTGACGAGTGCCGAAGACATCACGGCCGTCAGGGGCATTTTGGCCGACGCCGGACTCTTCGACGAATCCATCCGGATCGCCTACCTTGGCCTGCTTGAGCCACCGCGGAATGCGGAGGCTGTGGACCGCAGGTTCAGGGCGTTCCTGCATAACGTTTCATCCGGTGCGGCACAGGACGTCACGGTCTCTGTGACACATCAGGAAGTCGTCTCCAAGGTCGAACTCGACACCTCTGTGACGGGCGAGCTTCCCGTCATCGAAGAAGAATTCGAGGTGGTTGAAGAGATTCTCGCCCAGGACGAGCGCTGGCTCAAGGCCTTGGCCGACCGGAATCTCGATGTCAGCAAAGTCAGGGTCGCTCCCCTGTCAGCCGGGGTCTTCGAGTACCCGGAAGAGAAAGGCCGCCGGATTCTGCGCGGCTTGGCTTTCGTCCAGCAATTCCCCGAGGACAGCGCCTGGGCGCATCCCGTGGATGGGCTGGTCGCCTACGTCGACGTCGTGAGCAAGACCGTCGACCAGGTCCTGGATTTCGGGGCCGTCCCGGTGCCGGCAGAACACGGCAATTTTACGGACCCTGAGCTGACCGGAGCGATGCGCACCACCCAGAAGCCGATCCACATCACCCAGCCGGAAGGTCCGAGCTTCACGGTCCACAATGGAAACCACGTCGAGTGGGAGAAGTGGAGCCTGGACATCGGCTTCGATGTGCGGGAAGGCGTAGTCCTCCACAATGTAGCGTTCGACGACGGCGATCGCCGTCGCAGCATCCTCAAGCGCGCCTCGATCGCCGAAATGGTGGTCCCGTACGGCGACCCCTCACCCGTGCGCTCCTGGCAGAACTACTTCGATACCGGAGAATACCTGGTGGGCCAATACGCCAACTCGCTTGAGCTCGGCTGCGATTGCCTCGGCGAGATCACCTACCTCAGCCCGGTAGTCAGCGATTCGTTCGGCCGGCCACGGGAAATCCGCAACGGAATCTGCATGCACGAAGAGGATTGGAGCATCCTCGCCAAGCACAGCGACCTCTGGAGCGGAGTGAACTACACGCGCCGGAACCGCAGGCTCGTCATCAGTTTCTTCACCACGATCGGCAACTACGACTACGGCTTCTACTGGTACCTCTACCTCGACGGCACCATCGAGTTCGAAGCCAAGGCCACCGGCGTCGTCTTCACGAGCGCCTACCCCGGAAAAGGCTACCCGTACGCCTCGGAGCTCGCCCCCGGCCTTGGGGCACCCTTCCACCAGCACCTTTTCAGTGCCCGCCTGGACTTCGCCATCGACGGCCTGAGCAACAGGGTCGAGGAAGAGGACGCCGTCCGCGTACCCATGGGAGAAGGCAACGAGCGCGGCAACGCCTTCGCGCGCCGTCGGACTGTGCTCAAGAGCGAATCGGAGGCTGTGCGGGAGTCCGACATGGCGGCTGGACGGACCTGGATCATCTCCAATCCCGAATCACTCAACCGCCTGGGCGACCCTGTGGGGTACAAACTCCATGGACAAGGGCACCCCACGCTCCTGGCCGACCCCGAATCTTCCATCGCCCAACGTGCAGCCTTCGCTACGAAGGACCTGTGGGTGACACGCTACGACGAGAATGAGCGCTACCCCAGCGGCGACTTCGTCAACCAGCACTGCGGAGGAGCCGGATTGCCGTCCTACATTGCCCGCAACCGGGACATCGACGGACAAGACATCGTCGTGTGGCACACCTTCGGGCTGACACACTTCCCCCGCCCCGAGGACTGGCCGATCATGCCCGTCGACACGGTGGGATTCAAACTGCGCCCCGAAGGCTTCTTCGATCGGAGCCCCGTCCTCGACGTGCCCGCGTCGAAACCCGCCGAAGGCGGCCACTGCCACATGGAGGCCCAGAAATGA
- a CDS encoding APC family permease → MSLTTGKETTEVGRTHHHRRRLGVPAVTFMIIAASAPLTVLAGGVTTTFAVTGVTGVPLSFLLLGGTLAVFAVGYAAMSRYVVNAGAFYSYVAQGISRPVGVGVSMVALMAYNLMQVGIYGLFGFTVSSLINERFGATVPWWIPVLVCIAVVAFLGVNRVDLSAKVLGVLVGLEFLVVIVYDVVSFVVAPEGVSGAPLTPQSLFVPGVGAVLSFGIAAFMGFESAAIYSEESKDPKHTVARATYTAVAIIAVFYAVSSWAMAVGTGPSAVVDASAKQGPDLMFGFLSDHAGVLLADLARLLFVTSLFAALVSFHNAAARYFFSLGREQVLPRKLGAVRRHSGAPYAGSIAQTVIAVVVTVAFAIAGTGSSLGDLYPVLTMFTWLTNDGAMGLVLLMTVVSLAVIGFFRKNRHDAGIWTRVIAPALGFVLLAAIFVLIVVNFNVLLGQNETNALTFILPATIIVPGLVGVAWAFRLRRSNPAVYRRIGHGEEGLAAVHLGDDEDL, encoded by the coding sequence ATGAGTTTAACAACCGGGAAAGAAACCACTGAGGTGGGCCGCACGCACCACCATCGACGCCGCCTGGGCGTCCCCGCGGTGACTTTCATGATCATCGCTGCGTCGGCTCCGCTCACCGTCCTCGCCGGCGGGGTCACGACGACGTTTGCCGTCACCGGCGTCACCGGCGTTCCGCTGTCCTTCCTGCTCCTCGGTGGAACCCTCGCAGTGTTCGCCGTCGGCTATGCGGCAATGAGCCGATACGTCGTCAACGCCGGCGCCTTCTATTCCTACGTGGCGCAGGGTATCTCCCGGCCGGTCGGCGTCGGGGTTTCCATGGTGGCCTTGATGGCCTACAACCTGATGCAAGTCGGCATCTATGGCCTCTTCGGCTTCACTGTCTCGAGCCTGATCAACGAACGCTTCGGCGCCACTGTCCCTTGGTGGATTCCGGTTCTGGTCTGCATCGCCGTCGTCGCATTCCTCGGCGTGAACCGGGTGGACCTGTCGGCGAAGGTCCTCGGGGTGCTCGTCGGCCTGGAGTTCCTCGTGGTGATCGTCTACGACGTCGTGTCCTTTGTCGTGGCACCCGAGGGAGTCAGCGGAGCGCCGCTCACTCCGCAGAGTCTCTTTGTACCGGGCGTAGGGGCGGTCCTCTCCTTCGGCATCGCGGCGTTCATGGGATTCGAGTCGGCCGCGATCTACAGCGAGGAAAGCAAGGACCCGAAGCACACCGTCGCCCGGGCCACATACACCGCCGTCGCCATCATCGCCGTGTTCTACGCTGTTTCCTCCTGGGCCATGGCCGTTGGCACAGGACCGTCCGCGGTGGTCGACGCTTCCGCAAAACAAGGACCGGACCTGATGTTCGGCTTCCTCAGTGACCACGCCGGTGTACTTCTCGCCGACCTGGCCCGCCTGCTTTTCGTCACCAGCCTGTTCGCAGCCCTCGTTAGCTTCCACAATGCCGCTGCGCGTTACTTCTTCTCCCTCGGCCGGGAGCAAGTCCTTCCCCGAAAGCTGGGTGCTGTACGGCGGCACAGCGGCGCCCCCTACGCCGGGTCGATCGCCCAGACGGTGATCGCCGTCGTGGTCACAGTAGCGTTCGCCATTGCGGGGACCGGATCGTCGCTGGGTGATCTCTACCCTGTCCTGACCATGTTCACGTGGCTGACGAACGACGGCGCGATGGGACTTGTCCTCTTGATGACCGTTGTTTCGCTGGCCGTCATTGGATTCTTCCGCAAGAACAGGCATGACGCCGGAATCTGGACCCGCGTGATCGCCCCTGCCCTGGGGTTCGTGCTCTTGGCGGCGATCTTCGTTCTGATCGTGGTCAACTTCAACGTGCTGCTGGGCCAAAACGAGACCAACGCCCTGACATTCATCCTGCCGGCCACGATCATAGTGCCCGGATTGGTGGGGGTCGCTTGGGCATTCCGGCTCCGCCGCAGCAACCCCGCCGTGTATCGGCGGATCGGACACGGCGAAGAGGGGCTGGCGGCCGTCCACCTCGGGGACGACGAAGACTTGTAG
- a CDS encoding aldehyde dehydrogenase family protein: MESYDALLASITPTTGETRTILDPATGTAVGEAPVHTVEDLERAIAAAQAAQPAWAALGHDARSAALLKAADAVERSAEELAHLLSREQGKPLNGPNARFEVGACAAWLRATAGTPLEPETVVDDGETRAELHYRPIGVVGAIGPWNWPMMITIWQIAPALRMGNAVVVKPSEYTPLSVLALAAVINEELPEGLLTVVSGGRDVGARLAEHRAIGKVMFTGSTATGKAIIRSSADTVKRLTLELGGNDAGIVLPDADPKAIAEGLFWGAFINTGQTCAALKRLYVHDSLYEAVCSELTAVAAAMPMGVGLDEANVLGPLQNRAQYDIVARLVDAARGSGARILLGGNPDDGRPGYFYPTTLVADIDNDNPLVAEEQFGPAMPIIRYSTVDEAIAKANALDVGLGASVWSSDLDAARGVAARLEAGTVWINKHGAVDPRIPFGGAKQSGYGLEFGTEGLKALGVPQIING, encoded by the coding sequence TTGGAAAGCTACGACGCCCTCCTGGCTTCAATCACCCCGACCACCGGCGAAACCCGGACCATCCTGGACCCTGCCACGGGCACCGCTGTCGGCGAGGCTCCCGTTCACACCGTCGAGGACCTTGAACGCGCCATCGCCGCCGCCCAAGCGGCCCAGCCTGCGTGGGCTGCGCTGGGCCACGACGCCCGGTCCGCCGCGCTCCTCAAGGCCGCCGACGCCGTCGAACGCTCCGCCGAAGAACTCGCCCACCTGCTCTCCCGCGAGCAAGGCAAGCCGCTCAACGGCCCCAACGCGCGCTTCGAAGTCGGCGCCTGCGCGGCCTGGCTGCGCGCCACCGCCGGCACCCCACTGGAGCCGGAAACTGTCGTGGACGACGGCGAAACCCGCGCCGAACTGCACTACCGGCCCATCGGCGTCGTCGGCGCCATCGGACCCTGGAACTGGCCCATGATGATCACCATCTGGCAGATCGCCCCCGCCCTGCGCATGGGCAACGCCGTCGTCGTCAAACCCTCCGAATACACACCCCTGTCCGTGCTCGCCCTGGCGGCCGTTATCAACGAAGAACTCCCCGAAGGCCTCCTCACCGTGGTCTCCGGCGGCCGCGACGTCGGCGCACGGCTGGCCGAACACCGCGCGATCGGCAAGGTCATGTTCACCGGCTCCACCGCCACCGGCAAGGCGATCATCCGCTCCAGCGCGGACACGGTCAAGCGCCTCACCCTGGAACTCGGCGGGAACGACGCCGGCATCGTCCTGCCCGACGCCGACCCCAAGGCCATCGCCGAAGGCCTCTTCTGGGGCGCCTTCATCAACACCGGCCAGACCTGCGCCGCGCTCAAGCGCCTCTACGTCCATGACTCCCTCTATGAGGCAGTGTGCTCCGAGCTCACCGCCGTTGCCGCCGCGATGCCCATGGGGGTTGGCCTGGATGAGGCGAACGTGCTGGGCCCGCTTCAGAACCGGGCGCAGTACGACATCGTCGCCCGCCTCGTGGACGCCGCCCGCGGTTCCGGCGCCCGGATCCTGCTCGGCGGCAACCCCGACGACGGCCGGCCCGGCTACTTCTACCCCACCACCCTCGTGGCCGACATCGACAACGACAACCCGCTCGTGGCCGAGGAACAGTTCGGCCCGGCCATGCCCATCATCCGCTACAGCACGGTCGACGAGGCCATCGCCAAGGCGAACGCGCTCGACGTCGGACTCGGCGCCTCCGTCTGGTCCTCCGACCTGGACGCCGCCCGCGGGGTCGCCGCGCGGCTCGAGGCCGGCACGGTCTGGATCAACAAGCACGGCGCCGTCGACCCCCGTATCCCCTTCGGCGGCGCCAAGCAATCCGGCTACGGCCTCGAATTCGGCACCGAAGGCCTCAAAGCCCTCGGCGTGCCGCAGATCATCAACGGCTAG
- a CDS encoding META domain-containing protein, translating to MTSCASTQGREQGTAGPTPPETVPASRVTTTPPRETCAVFLPSAPCGAYVSIAGTADGVELPWATSGGLTVQLSSVNGSLYVTAKTPCSPVSGPATITGNTLVAGELGIGAMGCISDAGTQQQWFVDFLKRPIEMSFSQGTLNWKSGTDTLTFKVK from the coding sequence ATGACTTCGTGTGCGTCCACGCAAGGGCGCGAGCAGGGAACGGCCGGACCCACGCCTCCTGAGACCGTCCCCGCGTCCCGCGTGACGACTACGCCTCCGCGGGAGACTTGCGCAGTATTCCTGCCGTCGGCTCCCTGCGGGGCGTACGTCAGTATCGCCGGAACAGCCGACGGCGTTGAGCTGCCCTGGGCGACATCAGGGGGACTCACGGTGCAATTGAGTTCCGTGAATGGCTCCCTCTACGTCACCGCGAAAACTCCCTGCTCCCCGGTCAGCGGACCGGCCACAATCACGGGAAACACCTTGGTGGCGGGGGAACTTGGGATCGGCGCCATGGGGTGCATCAGCGATGCCGGGACACAGCAACAGTGGTTTGTGGATTTCCTGAAGCGGCCTATTGAAATGTCATTCAGCCAAGGCACGCTCAACTGGAAGAGCGGCACCGACACGCTCACTTTCAAAGTCAAGTAA
- the araA gene encoding L-arabinose isomerase — protein sequence MPIANNTSHAHNTSLEHYEVWFLTGSQHLYGEDVLKQVAAQSQEIAAALNASSDVPVKLVWKPVLTDADAIRRTALEANSDDAVIGVTAWMHTFSPAKMWIQGLDLLRKPLLHLHTQANVALPWADIDFDFMNLNQAAHGDREFGYIQSRLGVPRKTVVGHVSNPDVTRQVGAWQRAAAGWAAVRSLKLTRFGDNMRNVAVTEGDKTEAELRFGVSVNTWSVNELADAVHGAPESDVDALVAEYERLYEVAPELSAGAARHDSLRYSARIELGLRSFLEANGSAAFTTSFEDLGALRQLPGMAVQRLMADGYGFGAEGDWKTAILVRAAKVMGAGLPGGASLMEDYTYHLTPGQEKILGAHMLEVCPSLTATKPRVEIHPLGIGGKEDPVRMVFDTDAGPGVVVALSDMRDRFRLVANAVDVVDLPEPLPNLPVARALWSPKPDFATSAAAWLTAGAAHHTVLSTQVGMDVFEDFAEIARTELLTINDGTTIKQFKKELAWNAAYYKLAGGL from the coding sequence ATGCCCATCGCCAACAACACTTCCCACGCCCACAACACCTCCCTCGAACACTACGAAGTCTGGTTCCTGACCGGCAGCCAGCACCTCTACGGCGAGGACGTCCTCAAACAGGTCGCCGCCCAGTCGCAGGAGATCGCCGCCGCCCTAAACGCGTCCTCCGATGTTCCGGTCAAGCTCGTCTGGAAGCCCGTGCTGACGGATGCGGACGCGATCCGCCGCACCGCGCTCGAGGCGAACTCCGATGACGCCGTGATCGGCGTGACGGCCTGGATGCATACCTTCAGCCCGGCCAAGATGTGGATCCAGGGACTGGACCTGCTCCGCAAACCCCTCCTGCACCTGCACACCCAGGCGAACGTGGCCCTGCCGTGGGCGGACATCGACTTCGATTTCATGAACCTGAACCAGGCAGCCCACGGCGACCGCGAATTCGGGTACATCCAGTCCCGTCTCGGCGTGCCGCGGAAGACCGTCGTCGGGCACGTCTCCAACCCGGACGTCACGCGCCAGGTTGGCGCCTGGCAGCGCGCCGCGGCCGGCTGGGCCGCGGTCAGGTCCCTGAAGCTGACCCGTTTCGGTGACAACATGCGCAACGTCGCCGTCACCGAAGGGGACAAGACCGAAGCCGAGCTGCGCTTCGGCGTCTCGGTCAACACCTGGTCCGTGAACGAACTCGCTGACGCCGTCCACGGGGCACCGGAGTCCGACGTCGACGCTTTGGTCGCGGAGTACGAGCGGCTCTACGAGGTCGCACCGGAGCTGAGCGCCGGCGCCGCCCGGCACGACTCGCTGCGTTACAGCGCACGCATCGAACTCGGTCTGCGGTCCTTCCTGGAAGCGAACGGCTCGGCCGCGTTCACGACGTCGTTCGAGGACCTGGGCGCGCTGCGCCAGCTTCCCGGGATGGCCGTGCAGCGGCTCATGGCCGACGGCTACGGCTTCGGCGCCGAGGGCGACTGGAAGACCGCGATCCTGGTCCGGGCCGCGAAGGTGATGGGCGCCGGGCTGCCCGGCGGGGCTTCGCTCATGGAGGACTACACCTACCACCTGACCCCGGGGCAGGAGAAGATCCTCGGCGCGCACATGCTCGAAGTCTGCCCCTCCCTGACCGCCACGAAGCCGCGGGTCGAGATCCACCCGCTGGGCATCGGCGGCAAGGAAGACCCCGTCCGCATGGTCTTCGACACCGACGCCGGGCCCGGAGTCGTCGTCGCACTTTCAGACATGCGCGACCGTTTCCGCCTCGTCGCGAACGCCGTCGACGTCGTCGACCTCCCCGAGCCGCTGCCCAACCTCCCCGTCGCCCGGGCGCTCTGGTCGCCGAAGCCCGACTTCGCGACCTCCGCCGCCGCGTGGCTCACCGCGGGCGCGGCGCACCACACCGTGCTCTCCACGCAGGTGGGCATGGACGTCTTCGAAGACTTCGCCGAGATCGCCCGGACCGAACTGCTCACCATCAACGACGGCACCACCATCAAACAGTTCAAGAAGGAACTGGCTTGGAACGCCGCCTACTACAAACTCGCCGGCGGACTATGA
- a CDS encoding L-ribulose-5-phosphate 4-epimerase: MSATTANTVEAIMRIRAEVCALHAELTRYELVVWTAGNVSARVPGHDLMVIKPSGVPYDALTPGSMVVTDLQGVPVAGDSDGEWGNPELSPSSDTAAHAYVYRNMPGVGGVVHTHSTYATAWAARGEPIPCVLTMMGDEFGGTIPVGPFALIGDDSIGRGIVDTLRASHSPAVLMQNHGPFTIGKDARSAVKAAVMCEEVARTVHISRQLGEPLPIDAAQIESLYDRYQNVYGR; this comes from the coding sequence ATGAGCGCAACGACGGCAAACACCGTTGAAGCCATCATGCGGATCCGGGCCGAAGTCTGCGCGCTGCACGCGGAACTGACCCGCTACGAACTCGTGGTCTGGACCGCGGGCAACGTCTCGGCACGCGTCCCCGGCCACGACCTAATGGTGATCAAACCGTCCGGAGTTCCCTACGATGCGCTGACGCCCGGGTCCATGGTGGTCACCGACCTCCAGGGGGTTCCCGTGGCGGGCGATAGCGACGGTGAATGGGGCAACCCGGAACTGTCGCCGTCGTCGGACACTGCCGCCCACGCCTACGTTTACCGGAACATGCCCGGCGTCGGCGGTGTCGTCCACACCCACTCCACCTACGCCACGGCCTGGGCCGCACGGGGGGAGCCGATCCCGTGTGTGCTGACCATGATGGGGGACGAGTTCGGCGGGACCATCCCGGTGGGCCCGTTTGCGCTGATCGGGGACGATTCGATCGGCCGCGGGATCGTGGACACGCTCCGTGCCTCCCATTCACCGGCGGTGCTCATGCAGAACCACGGCCCGTTCACCATCGGCAAGGATGCCCGCTCCGCCGTGAAGGCCGCCGTGATGTGCGAGGAAGTGGCCCGCACGGTCCACATTTCCCGGCAGCTCGGTGAACCGCTTCCCATCGACGCAGCCCAGATCGAGTCCCTCTACGACCGCTACCAGAACGTCTACGGCCGCTGA
- the araB gene encoding ribulokinase: MDVAADGNEHYVIGVDYGTLSGRAVVVRVRDGKELGSGVFDYPHAVITEALPADLADVPDGTAVRLPGDWALQVPEDYRDVLRHAVPAAVRDAGIDPAAVVGIATDFTACTMVPVKADGTPLSELPGFANRPHAYVKLWRHHAAQGQADRINALAAERGESWLPRYGGLISSEWEFAKGLQLLEEDPEAYAAMDHWVEAADWIVWQLCGNYVRNACTAGYKGSYQDGAYPSGEFLAALNPDFKDFVSSKLEHPIGRLGDAAGYLTAEAAAWTGLREGIAVAVGNVDAHVTAPAARAVEPGQLVAIMGTSTCHVMNADVLREVPGMCGVVDGGIVDGLWGYEAGQSGVGDIFGWFTKYGVPPGYHAAAETAGLGIHEYLTELASTQQIGEHGLIALDWHSGNRSVLVDHELSGVIVGQTLATRPEDIYRALLEATAFGTRTIVDAFRDSGVPVKEFIVAGGLLKNTLLMQIYADVTGLPLSTIGSAQGPALGSAIHAAVAAGEYPDIREAAAAMRSEPGAVYTPIPENIAAYDVLFREYRTLHDYFGRGANEVMHRLKKIQRNASKTLLAVVASA; the protein is encoded by the coding sequence ATGGACGTCGCAGCGGACGGCAACGAACACTATGTCATCGGCGTGGACTACGGCACGCTTTCGGGCCGGGCCGTAGTGGTGCGGGTCCGGGACGGCAAGGAACTGGGAAGCGGCGTGTTCGACTACCCGCACGCGGTCATCACCGAGGCTTTGCCGGCCGACTTGGCGGATGTGCCTGACGGAACAGCGGTCCGGCTTCCGGGGGACTGGGCACTGCAGGTGCCCGAAGACTACCGAGACGTGCTGCGTCACGCTGTTCCCGCCGCGGTGCGCGACGCCGGAATCGATCCGGCCGCCGTCGTCGGGATCGCGACCGACTTCACGGCGTGCACCATGGTGCCGGTGAAGGCCGACGGCACCCCGCTGAGCGAACTCCCCGGCTTCGCCAACCGGCCGCACGCCTACGTCAAACTCTGGCGTCACCACGCTGCCCAGGGCCAGGCTGACCGCATCAACGCACTCGCCGCCGAGCGGGGTGAGTCGTGGCTGCCGCGCTACGGCGGGCTCATTTCCTCCGAATGGGAGTTCGCGAAGGGGCTCCAGCTGCTGGAGGAGGACCCGGAAGCGTACGCAGCGATGGACCACTGGGTGGAGGCCGCGGACTGGATCGTCTGGCAGCTGTGCGGAAACTACGTGCGGAACGCCTGCACCGCAGGGTACAAGGGCAGCTACCAGGACGGCGCCTACCCGTCCGGGGAGTTCCTGGCCGCCCTGAACCCGGACTTTAAGGACTTCGTCAGCAGCAAGCTGGAGCACCCCATCGGCCGGCTGGGCGACGCCGCCGGTTACCTGACGGCCGAAGCCGCCGCGTGGACGGGACTGCGCGAGGGCATCGCCGTCGCCGTCGGGAATGTCGACGCGCACGTCACCGCCCCGGCGGCGCGGGCCGTGGAACCGGGACAGCTCGTCGCGATCATGGGCACCTCCACGTGCCACGTCATGAACGCCGACGTCCTGCGCGAGGTGCCTGGCATGTGCGGCGTGGTCGACGGCGGGATCGTTGACGGGCTCTGGGGTTACGAGGCCGGCCAATCCGGGGTCGGTGACATCTTCGGCTGGTTCACCAAGTACGGGGTCCCGCCCGGATACCACGCGGCTGCCGAGACGGCGGGCCTGGGCATCCACGAGTACCTCACCGAACTCGCCTCCACGCAGCAGATCGGCGAACACGGGCTCATAGCCCTGGACTGGCACTCGGGCAACCGCTCCGTCCTAGTGGACCACGAACTCTCCGGCGTGATCGTGGGCCAGACGTTGGCGACGCGGCCTGAGGACATCTACCGGGCGCTGCTGGAGGCCACGGCCTTCGGAACCCGCACCATTGTGGATGCTTTCCGGGACTCGGGGGTCCCGGTGAAGGAGTTCATCGTGGCCGGAGGGCTGCTGAAGAACACGCTGCTGATGCAGATCTACGCCGACGTCACGGGGCTGCCGCTCTCCACCATCGGATCCGCCCAGGGCCCCGCGTTGGGTTCGGCCATCCACGCCGCCGTCGCCGCGGGGGAGTACCCGGACATCCGGGAAGCCGCGGCCGCCATGAGATCCGAACCCGGCGCTGTCTACACGCCGATCCCGGAAAACATCGCCGCCTACGATGTACTGTTCCGCGAATACCGCACCCTGCACGACTACTTCGGCCGGGGAGCGAACGAGGTCATGCACCGGCTCAAGAAGATCCAGCGCAATGCCAGCAAAACACTCCTTGCGGTTGTTGCATCCGCATGA
- a CDS encoding LacI family DNA-binding transcriptional regulator, with amino-acid sequence MTNTSGRLPRLEDVAERAGVSHQTVSRVINDHPNVSKGTRERVEAAIAELGYRRNTAARSLVTRRSQTIGVLASELAQYGPANTLLGVEQAARDAGYFVSIAALRTVSRDAILDAVRHFLDQSVDGIVVIVPHFETLLALAEVQPGVPVVAVGSSGGASVGGAMVDQRRGAELAVRHLVDQGHRRIGHVAGPQDWIDGVARAEGWSAALRAAGLEDDLLVVGDWSAGSGYEIGRKLAGERTATALFVGNDQMALGLLRAFNEAGVRVPEDVSVVGFDDQPESGYFTPPLTTVRQDFEELGRRCMDLMLSGIEDGENIGTTVVEPELVVRRSTSAPA; translated from the coding sequence ATGACAAATACCAGCGGGCGCTTGCCACGGCTTGAGGACGTAGCGGAACGGGCGGGAGTCTCGCACCAGACTGTGTCCCGGGTGATCAACGACCACCCCAACGTCAGCAAGGGCACCCGGGAGCGCGTCGAGGCGGCCATCGCTGAGCTGGGCTACCGGCGCAATACTGCTGCGCGGAGCCTCGTGACCCGCCGTTCCCAGACCATCGGCGTCCTGGCAAGCGAGCTGGCGCAATACGGCCCGGCAAATACGCTGCTAGGGGTTGAACAGGCGGCAAGGGATGCCGGCTATTTCGTCAGCATCGCAGCCCTTCGGACGGTCAGCCGGGACGCGATTCTTGATGCGGTCCGGCATTTCCTGGACCAGTCCGTGGACGGGATCGTGGTGATCGTGCCGCATTTCGAAACCCTGCTGGCGTTGGCGGAAGTGCAGCCCGGGGTTCCCGTGGTGGCCGTGGGTTCTTCGGGCGGAGCTTCCGTGGGGGGAGCCATGGTGGACCAGAGGCGCGGCGCGGAATTGGCCGTCAGGCATCTGGTGGATCAGGGACATCGCAGGATCGGGCACGTGGCCGGCCCGCAGGACTGGATCGACGGCGTGGCCAGGGCCGAAGGGTGGAGCGCGGCCCTGCGCGCTGCCGGGCTTGAGGATGACTTGCTGGTGGTGGGGGACTGGAGTGCCGGCAGCGGCTATGAGATCGGCAGGAAGCTTGCCGGTGAAAGGACGGCCACCGCACTTTTTGTCGGGAACGACCAGATGGCCTTGGGCCTGCTGCGTGCGTTCAACGAGGCCGGCGTCCGGGTGCCCGAGGATGTTTCGGTGGTGGGTTTCGATGACCAGCCCGAATCGGGCTATTTCACGCCGCCGCTGACCACGGTGCGCCAGGACTTCGAAGAACTCGGGCGGCGCTGTATGGACCTCATGCTGAGCGGCATCGAGGACGGGGAAAACATCGGCACCACCGTAGTGGAGCCTGAGCTGGTGGTCCGCCGAAGCACTTCCGCCCCCGCCTGA